DNA sequence from the Hippoglossus stenolepis isolate QCI-W04-F060 chromosome 17, HSTE1.2, whole genome shotgun sequence genome:
ggggggcATCCAGCGGGAACCCCCTGAGAGAATTCATGTTGAAGACCCCTGACAGAGACACACGAGGGCCCCAGCCAGGACCGCAGACAGAGCCCAGACATGATGGCCGCCCTTTGTCCAAGGTTAATGACACACTATCCACCATTTCAATGTCTCCTTCATGATCTAGTTTCAGGGGCTCATTCAAATTTTTTCATATCTTCTAAGTTCTACGACATTTGGGGACAGGGGCTTGAGAAAACCCCGGCggaggagcacagaggagacagaggtgaACGATGATTGTAATcattcagaaaaataaactgagtaaatgtactttgtgaTGTCTGGTGTTTGTCAAACTAACTTTCCATCGTCTTCAGATCTGGACTCTGCCGTGTCCGCCGGGGGCCTGGACCAGATTCTgacgccacctgctggtcaggCGCAGAGTCAGCCCAGAATCCAGTCGTTCTTCCAGTCAGTCTCCATCAGCAAGGTGGTGAAACCTGACGGGGTAACCATGTTAATCTTAATActcatatattattattctgtcaCAGCAGATTTCCACATGCTTATTTTATCCCACTATGATGGGACtagttttcattattgtttggACCTTTCTAATATTTGGATGCAGTTGCAATGTGAGttaatgtgtctttgtgtttctttgtgtgtctttgtgtgtcagactgtagaggagaggagaacagtCAGAGATGGAAAAGGCAATGAGGAAACCACAGTGACCCGCTCAGGAGGCCCCGGGGTCCTGGAGGGACCCGACGATCGACCTGTTCCTGTTCTACCGGGTGAGTTCATCCACACTGGCTGTTTTTAGACTCTCAGCTGATTCACTGTATATCTTCgcagatttttcttctttttaaataaatcatccaTATCCCTGTGTTTTATTCCAGGTGGTCAACGGCCCTTTTCAGACTTGCGGGATGTTGACTCGTTATTCTCCAAGCTCTTCGGAGGGTTTAAATAACATGTTGGTCAATTAATTCTCTGGACTAATCAAGCGTAACTTTGTTATCTGAAAACGAGTGCGTCAGTAGAGCTGTGAGTTTTTACAGGATAGATCTGTAAGTGGACACAACACTTTTAATGACCAACCGTTGCCAAATTTGCTTTCGGATCACCGGCCCGATGATAACGCCGGGTTTCCACCCGACCACGTAGCCACACGTCAGGGATTGAACAATTcacaattacatattttatttttgtatggtCCCGCAGACagacccgtgtgtgtgtgtgtatgtatgtacgtatgtatgtatgtatgtatgtatgtatgtatgtatgtatgtatatgagTGTGATGAACCAAATAAAGGGTCTTAATATATTGAACTCATTTTTCTCCCTTGTCTTAAATGTCAGACAAATCAAAGTCCATTAAAAAGGCCTGTGATGAAAGTTTCCCTTTGAACTTGTGCTTGAACGGACTTTCTGTCTCTGATACTCAAGTTTCTCtttcatgtgtgaaacatcAAGAGGTCTCGTTCCTCTGGTCAGTTCACGAGGGGAGTGGAGATAACGCTGCTTTTTGAAAACAGGATTTATCCTTGACTTTATTGCACCTTCATTCCAAACATTGttaataaatatacagaaaCTAAATGTCATGGTGCTGACTCGGGTGTTCTCCCTCAGCTACTCACAAACTTCTGTTCCCTTCTGGCACATAAAGCTCCTAAAATCGTGAATGTCCTTTCTTTTAAAGTGAGTATTTAtctttaaaagctttaaatcaATACAGACATTAATATTCCCTCCTGTGTAAACTCGTCTTTTCTGCTTTAGCAGGTGGACGAGCCGTGTTttcaaaactgagaaaaaagaaagatttatcATAAATGATTTAAGGAACTTTAGAGAAACTTGCTTCACTTAAAGTCATGAAATCACCAAAGGTACAGATGAACACAATTGGCtgtttaacaggtaaagaataAGAAAAGGTCAATTCCTACAGTAAATAGAATTCTCTTGTTTATCTctttacctttttgttttcagcaccaTATTTCTCACAGTTACCTggaatcagctgcagctctcagcTCTCTGATGTTCACTTATCTGCACTTTACATTACAACCACTGATATTTgtccatttttctgtttgaacttGTCGATTTCTCAGCATCAGGAGCTTAAAAAGCCTCCAGCATTGTCTTTAAACAGATACAAATCATGTGAACAAAGGAAGAATAAATATCACATGTGAAGGCTGCATTTATAATATATAGTCATCCTCATTTATTCTACACTGGAAATGATTTAGGACCATAAAAAATGTCTAATTGAACTCTGAGCTCTTCTTCCTGATGCATCAGAAACCagaaaactaaacctgaaaTCTGTCGTCTCTCTTATTTACCTGcttatacactaccgttcaaaagtttggggtcacccagacaattttgtgttttccatgaaaactcacacttttatttatcaaatgagttgcaaaatgaatagaaaatatagtcaagacattgacaaggttagaaataatgatttttatttgaaatattaattttgttcttcaaactttgcttttgtcaaataatgctccatttgcagcaattacagcattgcagacttttggcattctagctgttaatttgttgaggtaatctgtagaaatgtcaccccacgcttcctgaagcacctcccacaagttggattggcttgatgggcacttcttgcgtaccatacggtcaagctgctcccacaacagctcaatggggttgagatctggtgactgcgctggctgctccattacagacagcataccagctgcctgcttcttccctaaatagttcttgcataatttggaggtgtgctttgggtcattgtcctgttgtaggaggaaattggctccaatcaagcgctgtccacagggtatggcatggcgttgcaaaatggagtgatagccttccttatttaaaatcccttttaccttgtacaaatctcccactttaccagcaccaaagcagccccagaccatcacattacctccaccatgcttgacagatggcgtcaggcactcttccagcatcttttcacctgttctgcgtctcacaaatgttcttctgtgtgatccaaacacctcaaactttgattcgtctgtccataacacttttttccaatcttcctctgtccaatgtctgtgttcttttgcccatatcaatcttttctttttattggccagtctcagatatggctttttctttgccactctgcctagaaggccagcatcccggcgtcgcctcttcactgtagacgttgacactggcgttttgcgggtaccatttaaagaagctgccagttgaggacctgtgaggcgtctatttctcaaactagagactctaatatacttgtcttcttgctgagttgtgcaccggggcctcccacttctctttctactctggttagagcctctttgtgctgttctctgaagggagtagtacacaccgttgtaggaaattttcagcttcttcgcaatttctcgcatggaatagccttcatttctaagaacaagaatagactggcgagtttcacatgaaagttctctttttctggccattttgagagtataattgaacccacaaatgtgatgctccagatactcaactggctcaaaggaaggccagttgtatagcttctctcaccagcaaaacagttttcagctgtgctaacataattgcacaagggttttcaagggttttctaatcatccattagtcttctaaggcgattagcaaacacaatgtaccattagaacactggagtgatagttgctggaaatgggcctctatacacctatgtagatatttcattaaaaaccagacgtttccacctagaatagtcatttaccacattaacaatgtatagagtgtatttctgattaatttgatgttatcttcattgaaaaaaacagtgcttttctttgaaaaagaaggaaatttctaagtgaccccaaacttttgaacggtagtgtatgtgtTGTGATAAATTATACAGACGCACTAAGTACAAGTTATTATAAAGATACAGAGATAATGTACGGTGCCGTGACACGAGGAAGATGCACACTCGGCTTGATTTGTCAGAAATGATTTTCTTGATTGAAATGAGGAAAATCCAATCCTGTGAGGACCAATCAAACGAGAAGAACAATCAAGAGTCGATTCCAACCAGGTGAGGTCACAGAAAACCAACCAAGGGAAGTAGCATCAGGTAGAAGGAGCCCAGTTCTGTGAGATGAATTCTACTTTCTACTCAGTCCTGCTGGGATCTAGGTTCCAGATGTCCTACAAAGTGAGCTACTCTCCTCTCCTACGTGCGCCTCGGCTGAGCCATAAAGCGTGTGACGCAGCCGGCGGCTCCAGTATGAAAGGGCAAACTCTGCTCGGTCAGACACACGGCGGTGCAGTGCTGTGTGGGTCTGGTGCGCCGGATGCCAGCGACCCGGCTCCGACTGATCACCTGTGGCCGGACGGTGCAGAGGAAACCCCGGGGATGGAGAGGCTGCTGAGGAAGTGTCAGATCAGAAACCAGCTGGTCAGGGAGTGCATGGCGGAGTGCCTCGGAGTCTACGTCCTCATAGTGAGTACATCTTTTAAAGAATATCGGTTT
Encoded proteins:
- the hax1 gene encoding HCLS1-associated protein X-1 isoform X2; this translates as MKWVGAADSGDPFFDAMTHDDDDDDEEEDGFYHDGYRGEQQDPFDSAWRFGFSMGPDGMRIQEPPLFGHVLREMEEIFSQMGQWDAAPESGHFGVPNIMPQPPSQDRLEEGGGASSGNPLREFMLKTPDRDTRGPQPGPQTEPRHDGRPLSKFYDIWGQGLEKTPAEEHRGDRDLDSAVSAGGLDQILTPPAGQAQSQPRIQSFFQSVSISKVVKPDGTVEERRTVRDGKGNEETTVTRSGGPGVLEGPDDRPVPVLPGGQRPFSDLRDVDSLFSKLFGGFK
- the hax1 gene encoding HCLS1-associated protein X-1 isoform X1 → MSVFDLFRGFFSVPGGHHRGRRDPFFDAMTHDDDDDDEEEDGFYHDGYRGEQQDPFDSAWRFGFSMGPDGMRIQEPPLFGHVLREMEEIFSQMGQWDAAPESGHFGVPNIMPQPPSQDRLEEGGGASSGNPLREFMLKTPDRDTRGPQPGPQTEPRHDGRPLSKFYDIWGQGLEKTPAEEHRGDRDLDSAVSAGGLDQILTPPAGQAQSQPRIQSFFQSVSISKVVKPDGTVEERRTVRDGKGNEETTVTRSGGPGVLEGPDDRPVPVLPGGQRPFSDLRDVDSLFSKLFGGFK